One region of Turicibacter bilis genomic DNA includes:
- a CDS encoding cation-translocating P-type ATPase, whose protein sequence is MLKGLTDKQVQESRLKYGSNVIEEAEPETFLDKVKGQLGDPMIKLLIAIAIIMGILAVIGYGEWLEVAGIVFSVALVTLISARTELASDSEYRKLKSSVKKETCKVYRHGKVVELEIDDIVVGDCIILQSGDKIPADGFLVDGFIKVDNSSLNGESEECKKFAHEDPNSVELSTWNTSITGDTFVDETSVFRGAVTVDGSAVMKVVRVGMATVMGEMAKEMADNEVDSPLKVKLSDLAHKISTFGYIGAVLIMVALLFSKVMAMGGFGAYFSQDPILIFKQILEVVMLAVVIIVMAVPEGLPLMIAIVLMQNTKKLLDSQVLVRKPIGIETAGSLNILFSDKTGTITKGKLEVVEFFDGALEDSYEASVMIKEQMLLCIGKNTGAMFDEAGEIIDGNATDKALLSFVTKENYEAVQGIKVFKSQQFNSANKYSAAELDGTTYYKGAPERLLSRAKYYLDHEGNVIPLDLAAINQKIDQLAEKSMRVLSFAYSNSPLVEDTLPTDLVIIGFVGIRDDVRPEARHAIGEVQQAGVQVVMITGDRKETAVAIAKDCGLMKKASDVALTSDELNQLSDETVKEMLPNIRVIARALPTDKSRMVRLAQELNLVCGMTGDGVNDAPALKRADVGFSMGSGTDVAKEVGDIVILDDNFKSIESAILYGRTIYNNIQKFIKFQLTINVAAVAICAIAPFLGMEQPLGVTHILWINLIMDGLGALALGSEPALKAYMNEKPKSRTESIVSRKMMGQILVAGTYVTILSLIFLTLPFFKQFFGSEDIHSTAYFSLFVLLAVFNAFNIRSEGPNLFVHMNQNPGFIKVMGMIVIVQIILTFVGGKMFSCTPMGLAHWALILVLAVSIIPVDLLRKTIVRVLHPKTQVSIVVEESPVSTASEADQKALEF, encoded by the coding sequence ATGTTAAAGGGTTTAACAGATAAGCAGGTTCAAGAGAGCCGCTTAAAGTATGGAAGTAATGTGATTGAAGAGGCTGAGCCAGAAACATTTTTAGATAAAGTTAAAGGGCAGCTAGGGGATCCGATGATTAAATTATTAATTGCGATTGCCATTATTATGGGAATTCTTGCAGTGATTGGTTATGGAGAGTGGTTAGAGGTAGCAGGAATTGTTTTCTCAGTTGCTTTAGTTACGCTTATTTCTGCTCGAACTGAACTGGCTTCAGATAGTGAATATCGTAAATTAAAAAGTAGTGTTAAAAAAGAGACATGTAAAGTGTATCGTCATGGAAAAGTCGTTGAACTCGAGATTGATGATATCGTGGTAGGAGATTGTATTATTTTACAATCAGGAGATAAAATTCCGGCTGATGGATTTTTAGTGGATGGCTTCATTAAAGTGGATAATTCGAGTTTGAATGGTGAGTCGGAAGAATGTAAGAAATTTGCACATGAAGATCCAAATAGCGTTGAATTGTCGACGTGGAACACATCAATTACAGGGGATACATTCGTCGATGAAACCTCTGTGTTCCGTGGGGCAGTGACGGTCGATGGAAGTGCTGTGATGAAAGTCGTTCGCGTTGGAATGGCAACAGTCATGGGGGAAATGGCGAAAGAGATGGCTGATAATGAAGTTGATAGTCCATTAAAAGTGAAGTTATCAGATTTAGCCCATAAAATTTCAACCTTTGGTTACATTGGAGCTGTCCTCATCATGGTGGCATTGCTGTTCTCTAAAGTAATGGCTATGGGTGGATTTGGTGCTTATTTTTCACAAGATCCTATTTTAATTTTCAAACAAATCTTAGAAGTGGTGATGCTAGCTGTTGTGATTATTGTGATGGCTGTTCCTGAAGGATTACCATTAATGATTGCTATTGTGTTAATGCAAAATACGAAAAAACTATTAGATAGCCAAGTCTTAGTTCGTAAGCCTATTGGGATTGAAACAGCTGGGTCATTAAATATTTTATTTAGTGATAAAACAGGAACGATTACAAAAGGAAAGCTAGAGGTTGTTGAATTTTTCGATGGGGCTTTAGAAGATAGCTATGAAGCATCAGTCATGATCAAAGAACAAATGCTACTTTGTATTGGAAAAAATACAGGAGCCATGTTTGATGAAGCTGGAGAGATTATTGACGGAAATGCAACAGATAAAGCTTTGCTATCGTTTGTAACTAAAGAAAATTATGAGGCAGTTCAAGGGATTAAAGTATTTAAATCACAACAATTTAACTCAGCTAATAAATACTCAGCAGCAGAGTTAGATGGAACAACTTATTACAAAGGAGCCCCTGAGCGTTTATTGTCACGTGCCAAATATTACTTAGATCATGAAGGAAATGTCATACCATTAGATCTAGCAGCGATCAATCAAAAAATTGACCAATTAGCTGAAAAATCAATGCGTGTTTTATCTTTTGCTTATAGTAATTCACCATTAGTTGAAGATACTTTACCTACTGACTTAGTGATCATTGGTTTTGTTGGGATTCGTGATGATGTTCGACCAGAAGCTCGTCATGCTATTGGTGAAGTTCAGCAAGCGGGTGTTCAAGTCGTGATGATTACAGGTGACCGTAAAGAAACAGCGGTTGCGATTGCAAAAGATTGTGGGTTAATGAAAAAAGCGAGTGATGTTGCTTTGACATCAGATGAATTAAATCAATTATCAGATGAAACAGTGAAAGAGATGTTACCGAATATCCGTGTTATTGCGCGTGCCTTACCAACGGATAAATCACGCATGGTCCGTTTAGCCCAAGAATTAAATTTAGTTTGTGGAATGACGGGGGATGGTGTGAATGATGCACCAGCTTTAAAACGTGCCGATGTTGGCTTTTCGATGGGATCAGGAACAGATGTAGCAAAAGAAGTCGGGGACATTGTTATTTTAGATGATAATTTTAAATCAATTGAAAGTGCCATTTTATATGGGCGTACAATTTATAATAATATTCAAAAATTTATTAAGTTCCAATTAACGATTAATGTGGCAGCTGTTGCAATTTGTGCGATTGCGCCATTCTTAGGAATGGAACAACCGTTAGGTGTCACTCATATTTTATGGATTAACTTAATTATGGATGGGTTAGGAGCGTTAGCTTTAGGATCAGAACCAGCTTTAAAAGCGTATATGAATGAAAAACCTAAATCTCGTACAGAAAGCATTGTGTCACGAAAAATGATGGGACAAATCTTGGTCGCGGGAACTTATGTTACTATTTTAAGTTTAATTTTCTTAACATTACCATTCTTTAAACAGTTCTTTGGTAGTGAAGATATTCATTCAACGGCTTATTTCTCATTATTCGTTTTATTAGCTGTATTTAATGCGTTCAATATTCGTAGTGAAGGCCCGAATCTGTTTGTACATATGAATCAAAATCCAGGATTCATTAAAGTGATGGGGATGATTGTTATCGTGCAAATTATTTTAACATTTGTTGGTGGAAAAATGTTTAGCTGTACGCCAATGGGATTAGCTCATTGGGCGTTAATCTTGGTTTTAGCTGTTTCGATTATTCCAGTGGATTTACTTAGAAAAACGATTGTTCGTGTTTTACATCCTAAAACACAAGTTTCCATTGTTGTGGAAGAGTCTCCTGTTTCAACAGCAAGCGAAGCAGATCAAAAAGCATTGGAATTTTAA
- a CDS encoding DUF975 family protein, with translation MKIFLSGSVPLIIVIIALFQKIEWRRHIKEQARSYFQEGAWIKFALCLTVSVLGTMIVTVIVGRFLTFFAFLVPLFGMSMISYGTIDVMHRIRRGQEFGLRDFFPTDQLGSVVGLYFIKGLYLFFWSLLLAVPGIIKSYSYSQAMFILNDNPGIGIDEAITRSREMMKGHKWELVVLQSSFFGWAILGSFTFGLAIVYILPLYAMSMFVFYDYVKNGYLKSNQYENVYTVY, from the coding sequence ATGAAGATTTTTTTAAGTGGAAGTGTCCCGCTTATTATTGTGATTATCGCCTTATTTCAAAAGATTGAGTGGCGACGTCATATTAAGGAGCAGGCCCGCTCTTATTTTCAAGAAGGTGCTTGGATTAAGTTTGCTCTTTGTTTAACGGTATCCGTTTTAGGAACGATGATTGTAACAGTTATTGTTGGAAGATTTCTGACGTTCTTTGCTTTTTTGGTCCCTTTGTTTGGAATGTCAATGATTTCGTATGGAACGATTGATGTTATGCATCGTATCCGTCGTGGACAAGAGTTTGGGCTAAGAGATTTTTTCCCAACCGATCAATTAGGTTCAGTCGTAGGACTTTATTTTATTAAAGGATTGTATCTTTTCTTCTGGTCATTATTATTAGCTGTTCCTGGAATTATCAAATCATATTCTTATTCTCAGGCGATGTTTATTTTAAATGATAACCCTGGAATAGGGATTGATGAAGCGATCACACGTAGTCGTGAAATGATGAAGGGTCATAAGTGGGAGCTTGTGGTTTTACAATCGAGTTTCTTCGGATGGGCCATTTTAGGATCGTTTACTTTTGGGTTAGCTATTGTTTATATTTTACCTTTATATGCCATGTCTATGTTTGTTTTCTATGACTATGTCAAAAATGGTTATTTAAAATCGAATCAATACGAAAATGTTTATACAGTCTATTAG